A genome region from Pseudomonas pergaminensis includes the following:
- a CDS encoding RHS repeat-associated core domain-containing protein: protein MTHAAHIALIEHELNGFHQSLVIYRQQMGTWYSRALDSVSHGLDMPSLLGMDRVLRVGDSQRSVSMADADFSTVSQCPMGGELKIESLFESVYDVPIGNIPVEVIGLDDGSSTVIMLDEQGKGSHHCAAGGRYQVRVQGGVSEEQVEALFTSYAGLTGDLERWLREQWSGFKPQWKHSTASAIGSGLLAGSWAAIRDVWDSIKLVQAILEDPLKFVEQLGTEAAKLAQLATDAPKVMEQAMLLASDEAALYLMLRTAMIWLDALPPSEIAKVAAGFVVSLLIDLVIGVVLTIALPAAGVAYLSLRLVKYGAQILDAAVGFVKGLLAILTKFMQAVDRYKAVAVRGVVGGLKQGTMQMRWKARQNAVLKQKEPVDDVPAVAKNPAGDAAAPSDKTATNGCPVSMVTGEELLTLTDGALDGILPFEWTRLYRTSAVEMDCGLGFGWSHSLAHRLSVSGDSVVWTDHENRSTTLPLPSVSRPAITNSLAEAAIYLGSLPDELVLAQASRFYHFRDGVLTAISDAYDNRLRIARDFLGRIERLDNGVGRSLLLRYASGRIVAVDYQIQRIVDEGPYVWVTEQTVVSYAYDDLGRLISATNAVGESEVYRYDDQHVILERGLAGGASFYWEWERAGKAARCVRHWASFSQMDTRYAWDDNGQVTVFNADGSQEVYVHDQRARLVQRVDPDGAEHFKSYDDNGRLTVEQDPLGAITAYQYDEAGRLVALFPGDDEPTTYEHDNGFVRVVRRGQAVWKYERNDQGDVTRKTDPDGHVTDYSYNKYGQLVGVWYPDHSCQRLVWNERGQLLEEQLPNGGIKRYRYDDLGRKISQEDEHGALTQFEWNDVGRLVQIVLPSGDTRKYTYNAYGKITSERDELGHVTRYEYADGLHLISRRINADGSQVKYRYDNVRLLLTEIENEVGETYRLQYHSNGLIQQETGFDGQRTAYVYDLNGNLQEKTEHGDDGSQLVTRYERDHAGRLVRKTLPDGNKVDYAYDRQGNLLSVEDGHWALAYEYDAQNRLTAEHQGWGTLRYGYDACGQLQNLRLPDNNRLTFNHTKGGHLATVELNGEVLTSHLFKAGQEHQRQQGQLISHYHYDDQQRLHAHAVSQQAYTLYQRHYDYDKSGNLTRLLDTRKGDHRYHYDPLSRLTRADHTQDEQERFGHDPAGNLLMQNRPGPDIVAGNRLMIQGDHHYDYDAFGNLIRERRGKGHQLVTEYRYDCQHRLIGVKTPNGQTASYRYDPFGRRISKTVDDITTEFFWQGDKLIAEHHANRHRSYLYEPDSFRPLALLEGFGPKETKAYHYQLDHLGTPQELTAPDGEIVWSAHYRAYGEISRLDIGKVDNPLRFQGQYFDQESGLHYNRHRYYNPDVGRYLTPDPVKLAGGINGYQYVPNPTGWIDPLGLSSCPHADNCKSTIKSPNPFDDAKVDHGEPFTPYSARTETQARIEELTEANAKRRILEYESKYDMHMVGKHGPAVDSTKIRRRSVDGRDPITDILPNNGKGVPSSQFNSWKLQLQAWTKATSRTERGLPRYTGVDDKKNDIVRLELPGAGRGYRPNKKDPNNPTFNPSMNGAEMKFREDGTPFTLFPIKE, encoded by the coding sequence ATGACCCACGCTGCCCACATTGCCCTGATCGAACATGAACTGAATGGCTTTCACCAGAGCCTGGTGATTTATCGCCAGCAAATGGGCACTTGGTATTCGCGCGCGCTGGATTCAGTCAGCCATGGGCTGGACATGCCTTCGCTGCTGGGGATGGACCGGGTGTTGCGGGTGGGGGATTCACAGCGCTCGGTGAGCATGGCAGATGCTGATTTCTCGACCGTGAGCCAGTGCCCAATGGGCGGCGAACTGAAGATCGAGAGCCTGTTCGAGTCGGTGTATGACGTGCCGATCGGCAATATCCCGGTGGAGGTCATCGGCCTGGATGACGGCAGTTCCACCGTGATCATGCTGGATGAACAGGGTAAGGGTTCGCACCACTGCGCGGCGGGTGGGCGCTACCAGGTGCGGGTGCAGGGTGGCGTGTCCGAGGAACAGGTCGAGGCCCTGTTTACCTCTTACGCCGGGCTGACCGGCGACCTGGAGCGGTGGCTTCGGGAGCAATGGTCTGGCTTTAAACCCCAGTGGAAACACTCGACCGCCAGTGCAATTGGCAGCGGCCTGTTGGCGGGCAGTTGGGCGGCGATTCGCGACGTGTGGGACAGCATCAAGCTGGTGCAGGCGATTCTTGAAGACCCGCTGAAGTTCGTCGAACAGTTGGGCACCGAAGCAGCCAAGTTGGCGCAGCTCGCGACCGATGCACCCAAGGTCATGGAGCAGGCCATGTTGCTGGCCAGTGACGAGGCCGCGCTGTACCTGATGTTGCGCACGGCGATGATCTGGTTGGATGCATTGCCACCCAGCGAAATAGCGAAAGTGGCGGCTGGGTTTGTGGTGTCGCTGCTGATCGACCTAGTGATTGGCGTGGTGTTGACCATCGCCTTGCCGGCGGCGGGTGTGGCGTATTTGAGTCTGCGGCTGGTCAAGTATGGGGCGCAGATTCTTGATGCGGCGGTGGGCTTTGTTAAGGGGCTTTTGGCAATCCTGACGAAGTTCATGCAGGCCGTGGATCGCTATAAGGCGGTCGCGGTCCGCGGGGTGGTCGGCGGGCTCAAGCAAGGCACGATGCAGATGCGCTGGAAGGCGCGGCAGAACGCGGTGCTGAAGCAGAAAGAGCCTGTGGATGACGTGCCGGCTGTTGCGAAGAACCCGGCTGGGGATGCGGCCGCGCCTTCGGACAAGACCGCCACCAACGGCTGCCCGGTGTCGATGGTCACGGGCGAAGAACTGCTGACCCTCACCGATGGGGCGTTGGACGGCATTTTGCCGTTTGAGTGGACCCGGTTGTACCGCACCAGCGCGGTAGAAATGGATTGCGGGCTGGGGTTTGGCTGGAGCCACTCGCTGGCCCATCGGCTGAGTGTTTCCGGTGATTCGGTGGTGTGGACCGATCATGAAAATCGCTCGACCACCCTGCCCTTGCCTTCCGTTTCTCGTCCCGCAATCACCAATAGCCTGGCTGAAGCGGCGATCTATTTGGGGTCGTTGCCCGATGAACTGGTGCTGGCTCAGGCGTCACGCTTCTACCACTTCCGCGACGGTGTGCTGACAGCGATCAGCGACGCGTATGACAACCGGCTGCGTATTGCCCGGGATTTTCTGGGGCGCATTGAACGCCTGGATAACGGCGTGGGGCGCTCGCTGTTGTTGCGCTACGCATCGGGCCGGATTGTGGCGGTGGACTACCAAATTCAACGCATCGTGGACGAGGGTCCGTATGTTTGGGTGACGGAACAGACGGTTGTTTCCTACGCCTATGACGACCTTGGCCGACTGATTTCAGCGACTAACGCTGTCGGCGAAAGCGAGGTTTATCGGTACGACGATCAGCACGTCATTCTTGAACGCGGCTTGGCCGGTGGGGCGAGTTTCTACTGGGAGTGGGAACGGGCTGGCAAGGCGGCGCGGTGTGTTCGGCATTGGGCGAGCTTTTCGCAGATGGACACGCGCTATGCCTGGGACGACAACGGGCAGGTCACGGTGTTTAACGCCGATGGCAGCCAGGAAGTCTACGTGCATGACCAGCGCGCACGGCTGGTGCAGCGGGTGGATCCGGACGGGGCCGAGCACTTCAAGTCCTACGATGACAACGGGCGGCTGACGGTTGAGCAGGATCCGCTGGGCGCGATCACGGCGTATCAGTACGACGAAGCCGGACGTTTGGTGGCGTTGTTTCCGGGGGACGATGAGCCAACGACCTACGAGCATGACAACGGGTTCGTACGGGTTGTAAGGCGGGGTCAGGCGGTTTGGAAGTATGAGCGCAATGATCAAGGCGATGTAACGCGCAAGACCGATCCTGACGGTCATGTGACTGACTACAGCTACAACAAATACGGGCAGTTGGTTGGGGTTTGGTACCCGGATCATAGCTGTCAGCGGCTGGTGTGGAATGAGCGTGGGCAGTTGCTTGAAGAGCAATTGCCCAATGGTGGGATCAAGCGTTATCGCTATGACGATCTTGGGCGAAAAATCTCCCAAGAAGATGAGCACGGGGCGCTCACACAATTTGAGTGGAACGACGTTGGGCGATTAGTCCAAATCGTCTTGCCGAGCGGTGATACGCGTAAATATACCTACAACGCGTACGGAAAAATCACCTCCGAACGGGATGAACTCGGCCACGTCACCCGCTACGAATACGCCGACGGCTTGCACCTGATCAGCCGGCGCATCAACGCTGATGGCAGCCAGGTCAAATACCGTTACGACAATGTGCGGTTATTGCTGACCGAAATTGAAAACGAGGTTGGCGAAACCTACCGACTCCAGTACCACAGCAACGGCCTGATCCAGCAGGAAACCGGGTTTGACGGGCAGCGCACGGCTTACGTCTACGACCTCAATGGCAACCTGCAGGAAAAGACCGAACACGGTGATGACGGTAGTCAGTTGGTTACCCGCTACGAGCGCGACCATGCCGGTCGACTCGTAAGAAAAACCCTACCTGATGGCAACAAGGTTGATTACGCCTACGACCGCCAGGGCAATCTCCTAAGCGTCGAAGATGGCCATTGGGCCCTGGCCTACGAATACGACGCTCAAAACCGCCTCACCGCCGAACACCAAGGCTGGGGCACCCTGCGCTACGGCTACGACGCCTGCGGCCAACTGCAAAACCTACGCCTGCCGGACAATAACCGCCTCACGTTCAACCACACCAAAGGTGGCCATCTCGCCACCGTCGAACTGAACGGTGAAGTCCTTACTTCTCATCTATTCAAAGCCGGCCAGGAACACCAACGCCAACAAGGCCAACTGATCAGCCATTACCACTACGACGACCAGCAGCGCCTACACGCTCACGCCGTCAGCCAGCAGGCTTACACCCTCTACCAACGCCACTACGACTACGACAAATCCGGCAACCTCACCCGCCTGCTCGACACCCGCAAAGGCGATCACCGCTACCACTACGACCCCCTAAGCCGCCTCACCCGCGCCGACCACACCCAAGACGAGCAAGAACGCTTCGGCCACGACCCCGCCGGCAACCTGCTCATGCAAAACCGCCCCGGCCCCGACATCGTCGCCGGCAACCGCCTGATGATCCAGGGCGACCACCACTACGACTACGACGCCTTCGGCAACCTCATCCGCGAACGACGCGGCAAAGGCCATCAACTCGTCACCGAATACCGTTACGACTGCCAGCATCGGCTGATCGGCGTTAAGACGCCCAACGGCCAAACCGCCAGCTACCGCTACGACCCATTTGGCCGCCGCATCAGCAAAACCGTTGATGACATAACGACCGAGTTCTTCTGGCAGGGCGACAAACTCATCGCCGAGCACCACGCGAACCGCCACCGCAGCTACCTCTACGAACCGGACAGCTTCCGCCCGCTGGCCCTGCTGGAAGGCTTCGGCCCAAAGGAAACCAAGGCCTACCACTACCAACTCGACCACCTCGGCACCCCACAGGAACTCACCGCCCCCGATGGCGAAATCGTATGGTCCGCGCATTACCGCGCGTACGGCGAAATCAGCCGTCTCGACATAGGAAAAGTCGACAACCCGCTGCGATTTCAGGGACAGTATTTCGATCAAGAAAGCGGGCTGCATTACAACCGCCATCGCTACTACAATCCGGATGTTGGTCGGTACCTGACGCCGGACCCGGTGAAGTTGGCAGGTGGGATCAACGGATATCAGTACGTACCCAACCCTACTGGATGGATAGACCCCCTAGGACTGAGTTCTTGTCCTCACGCTGATAATTGCAAGTCAACTATTAAATCGCCAAATCCATTTGATGACGCTAAAGTTGACCATGGTGAGCCATTCACTCCCTACTCTGCGCGTACAGAAACGCAGGCGCGCATTGAGGAGCTCACCGAAGCCAATGCGAAGCGTCGAATTTTGGAATACGAATCGAAGTACGACATGCATATGGTCGGCAAGCACGGACCAGCGGTAGACAGCACGAAAATAAGGAGGCGATCAGTCGACGGAAGAGACCCCATAACAGACATACTTCCGAACAACGGGAAGGGAGTTCCAAGTTCGCAGTTTAATAGCTGGAAGCTTCAACTTCAGGCTTGGACGAAAGCTACGTCTCGTACTGAAAGAGGGCTACCACGCTACACTGGCGTCGATGACAAGAAAAACGATATCGTGCGCTTAGAACTACCAGGGGCAGGACGTGGCTACAGACCAAATAAGAAAGATCCGAACAATCCAACTTTCAACCCTTCAATGAATGGTGCAGAAATGAAATTCCGTGAAGATGGTACGCCTTTTACTCTATTCCCCATTAAGGAGTGA
- a CDS encoding LOG family protein, translated as MRSITVFCGSNVGASPQYAEDAKALGREIARRGIRLVYGGSAKGLMGVIADSALAEGGEVIGIITRLLHDLGHLQPGLSAYETLPDMRSRKARMSELADGFIALPGGLGTFEEVLEAMTLTQLGEHHKGVACLNTANFFAPLRSVFAHAVREGFMKAEHGQMLIVEDNPGALLDALGQWQAPVVNKWIEPAKR; from the coding sequence ATGCGCAGTATCACGGTTTTTTGCGGTTCCAATGTCGGCGCAAGCCCCCAGTACGCCGAGGACGCCAAGGCCCTGGGTCGAGAAATCGCCCGGCGTGGCATTCGACTGGTCTACGGCGGCAGCGCCAAGGGCTTGATGGGTGTGATTGCCGACAGTGCGCTGGCCGAAGGTGGCGAAGTGATCGGCATCATCACCCGATTGCTGCATGACCTTGGGCACCTGCAACCGGGGCTCAGCGCCTATGAAACCCTGCCGGACATGCGCAGCCGCAAAGCGCGCATGAGCGAACTGGCCGATGGTTTCATCGCCCTGCCCGGTGGCCTCGGCACCTTCGAAGAAGTGTTGGAAGCGATGACCTTGACGCAATTGGGCGAGCACCACAAAGGCGTGGCCTGCCTGAATACCGCCAATTTCTTTGCACCGCTGCGCAGCGTGTTCGCACATGCCGTCAGGGAAGGTTTCATGAAGGCCGAACACGGCCAAATGCTGATCGTCGAAGACAACCCCGGCGCCCTGCTCGATGCCCTTGGGCAGTGGCAGGCGCCGGTGGTCAACAAATGGATTGAGCCCGCTAAGCGCTAG
- a CDS encoding TonB-dependent siderophore receptor: MSRLARPLHPLALSVAMAFAAVPLLTVQSSFAEESTSSAERSFSVPAGDLSQALNSLAEQAGLVLAFDASLTRGKRSKGLKGQYATDVALNQLLAGSGLQALKISADRYRLEAIPDNGGAMELQATTISGAYQSESPTGPVAGYVATRSLSGTKTDTALIETPQSISIVTKDQMRAQNAESLNQILRYSAAVIPETRGATASRLDQLTIRGFSPATYLDGLRMPSSRDALPQKDAFDLERVEVLRGPASVLYGQGTPSGVINMVSKRPLDTPFHEVGVEYGTFNKKRTTFDLSGPLDDQGVYSYRVAGLFDDADGQVEHTETRRQSLSSAFTWRPDDATSLTLLGHFQKDPKGASYGSVPAWGSVLHSPTGHNIDVDFYDGEKNFEKSDREYYSIGWAFEHHFDDVWTVRQNARYLRSEGQYRSLYSNYLLTDYRTIRRSTIASDVDLDAYTLDNQLQAKFDTGPLQHTLLMGLDYQNTSTDTKSGSGVYTAGPSLDIFNPVYGAAVPVPAYTTDGTSRSEQTGVYLQEQMKWDKWVLLLGGRYDWASTDSSTKTLRTGAKSESSLDSKAFTGRIGLVYLFDNGLAPYASYAESFNPQSGTGYGGSVFKPTEGKQYEIGIKYQPPGSNSFITAAIFDLRQTNVLTTDPDPTHLCGTGRCQSQDGEVQSRGFELEGKASLNDNLDITAAYAYLDNRISKSNNTVRYAPISDIGVGPAIAAEGTTTYGVPRHTASAWADYTFHDGTLKGFGAGAGARYVGSSWGDTANTLKVPGYTLFDAAVHYDIPNITSLKDNLRLALNATNLANKEYVASCYSYSWCWYGSQRTVQASATYQW, translated from the coding sequence ATGTCGCGCCTTGCTCGTCCCTTGCATCCACTGGCTTTGTCAGTGGCGATGGCTTTTGCCGCTGTGCCGTTGCTGACCGTCCAGAGCTCCTTTGCCGAAGAAAGCACCAGCAGCGCCGAGCGCAGTTTTTCAGTTCCCGCCGGAGATTTGAGCCAAGCGCTCAATAGCCTGGCCGAGCAGGCAGGCTTGGTGCTGGCCTTCGATGCAAGTCTGACCCGTGGCAAGCGCAGCAAGGGTTTAAAAGGACAATACGCCACCGACGTGGCACTGAATCAACTGCTCGCCGGCAGTGGCCTGCAAGCCTTGAAGATTTCCGCCGACCGCTATCGCCTGGAAGCCATCCCGGACAACGGCGGTGCCATGGAGCTGCAGGCCACCACCATCAGCGGCGCGTACCAGAGCGAAAGCCCGACCGGGCCGGTGGCCGGCTATGTGGCCACGCGCAGTTTGTCGGGCACCAAGACCGATACCGCGCTGATCGAAACCCCGCAGTCGATTTCCATCGTCACCAAAGACCAGATGCGCGCGCAGAACGCCGAGAGCCTCAACCAGATCCTGCGCTACAGCGCCGCCGTCATCCCGGAAACCCGTGGCGCCACCGCGTCGCGTCTCGACCAGTTGACCATCCGTGGTTTCTCCCCGGCCACCTACCTTGACGGCCTGCGCATGCCATCGAGCCGTGACGCCTTGCCGCAGAAAGACGCCTTCGACCTGGAGCGCGTGGAAGTGCTGCGCGGCCCGGCATCGGTGCTGTACGGGCAGGGCACGCCGAGCGGGGTGATCAACATGGTCAGCAAACGCCCGCTGGACACACCGTTTCATGAAGTGGGTGTGGAATACGGCACCTTCAACAAGAAGCGCACCACCTTTGACTTGAGCGGCCCGCTGGATGATCAGGGGGTGTATTCCTACCGTGTGGCCGGGCTTTTCGACGATGCCGATGGCCAGGTGGAGCACACCGAGACGCGCCGTCAGTCGCTGTCCAGCGCGTTCACCTGGCGCCCGGACGACGCCACCTCGCTGACCCTGCTCGGGCATTTCCAGAAGGACCCCAAAGGCGCGTCCTACGGCTCGGTGCCGGCCTGGGGCTCGGTGCTGCACAGCCCGACCGGGCACAACATCGATGTGGATTTCTACGACGGCGAAAAGAACTTCGAGAAGAGCGACCGCGAGTACTACTCCATCGGCTGGGCGTTCGAGCATCATTTCGATGACGTGTGGACCGTACGCCAGAACGCGCGTTACCTGCGCAGCGAAGGACAGTACCGCAGCCTCTACAGCAATTACCTGCTGACGGATTACCGCACTATCCGCCGTTCGACCATCGCCAGCGATGTCGACCTGGATGCCTACACCCTCGACAACCAGCTGCAGGCCAAATTCGACACCGGCCCCTTGCAGCACACCTTGTTGATGGGCCTCGACTATCAGAACACCAGTACCGACACCAAGTCGGGTTCCGGCGTGTACACCGCCGGCCCGTCTCTGGATATTTTCAACCCGGTCTACGGCGCGGCGGTGCCGGTGCCGGCCTACACCACCGACGGCACCTCGCGCAGCGAGCAGACCGGCGTGTACCTGCAAGAACAGATGAAGTGGGACAAATGGGTGCTGTTGCTGGGCGGGCGCTATGACTGGGCCAGCACCGACAGCAGCACCAAGACCCTTCGTACCGGTGCCAAGTCCGAGTCATCCCTGGACAGCAAGGCGTTCACTGGCCGTATCGGCCTGGTCTACCTCTTCGATAATGGCCTGGCGCCGTATGCCAGTTACGCGGAGTCGTTCAATCCGCAGTCGGGTACCGGTTACGGTGGCTCGGTGTTCAAGCCGACCGAAGGCAAGCAGTATGAAATCGGTATCAAATACCAACCGCCGGGCAGCAACAGCTTTATCACGGCGGCGATCTTCGACCTGCGCCAGACCAACGTGCTGACCACCGACCCGGACCCCACCCATTTGTGTGGCACCGGGCGCTGCCAGAGCCAGGACGGCGAAGTGCAGTCCCGTGGTTTTGAGCTGGAGGGCAAGGCCAGCCTCAACGATAACCTGGACATCACTGCGGCCTATGCCTACCTGGACAACCGCATCAGCAAGTCGAACAACACCGTGCGTTATGCGCCCATCAGCGATATCGGCGTAGGCCCGGCCATTGCCGCCGAAGGCACCACCACCTACGGTGTGCCGCGCCATACGGCCTCGGCGTGGGCCGACTACACCTTCCACGACGGCACCCTCAAGGGCTTCGGCGCCGGCGCGGGTGCGCGTTACGTCGGGTCTTCTTGGGGGGACACCGCCAACACCCTCAAGGTGCCGGGCTACACCTTGTTCGATGCCGCCGTGCACTATGACATCCCGAACATTACTAGCCTGAAGGACAACCTGCGCCTGGCGCTCAACGCCACCAACCTGGCGAACAAAGAGTATGTCGCGTCCTGCTACTCCTATTCGTGGTGCTGGTATGGCTCGCAGCGCACCGTGCAGGCGAGCGCCACCTACCAGTGGTGA
- a CDS encoding carboxymuconolactone decarboxylase family protein: protein MTTRLDYTQASPEGYKAFGGVYVYLQNSGLPKALIDLVYLRVSQINGCAFCIDMHSRDLLKQGLAVDKLVLVPVWHDARNVFTPRERIALAFAEAVTRSDVSDADYAAAAAEFSAKELADLTYGIALMNAFNRLGVTFRTTPAAAH from the coding sequence ATGACCACTCGCCTCGACTACACCCAAGCATCCCCGGAAGGTTACAAGGCTTTCGGCGGCGTTTATGTCTACCTGCAAAACAGCGGCTTGCCCAAAGCGCTGATCGACCTGGTCTACCTGCGCGTGTCGCAGATAAACGGCTGCGCATTCTGCATCGACATGCACTCGCGTGACCTGCTCAAGCAAGGCCTGGCCGTGGACAAGCTGGTATTGGTGCCGGTGTGGCACGATGCCCGCAATGTATTCACGCCCCGTGAGCGCATCGCCCTGGCCTTTGCCGAAGCCGTGACCCGCAGCGATGTGTCGGACGCGGATTACGCAGCGGCCGCCGCCGAGTTCAGCGCCAAGGAACTGGCCGACCTCACGTATGGCATCGCGTTGATGAACGCCTTCAACCGCCTGGGCGTCACCTTTCGCACCACGCCTGCTGCGGCCCACTGA
- a CDS encoding LysR family transcriptional regulator translates to MNLKALEYCVEIARQGSFTKAAHALHVAQPALSMAVSRLEDELGVALFNRATRQISVTAEGQLFLARAEACLEGLAGARRELQDLTQLHSGEIRVGVPPMYGIRHIPELLMQFRTRYPGIAMHVVEGSADDISERLATRDIDVALLESRRVDPAWESVLLGSDEMVLCMAEQHPLAGAPSISAQRLQGEPMLVFDNTFLQRHLLDAFCSNARVRFTIALESNFVPLVITATRSGMGVSTLLRSVQEQEPGLVGVSFEPAQFMHFNLCWRASEYLSQANRRFIETAKQYFQEDASSPLSR, encoded by the coding sequence ATGAACCTGAAAGCGTTGGAGTACTGCGTCGAGATCGCCCGTCAAGGCAGCTTTACCAAGGCCGCCCACGCGTTGCACGTGGCACAGCCGGCGCTGAGCATGGCGGTGAGCCGGCTGGAAGACGAATTGGGAGTAGCGCTGTTCAACCGCGCCACGCGGCAGATCAGCGTGACCGCCGAAGGCCAGTTGTTCCTGGCGCGTGCCGAAGCGTGCCTGGAAGGACTGGCCGGCGCCCGACGTGAATTGCAGGACCTTACCCAACTGCACAGCGGCGAGATCCGCGTCGGCGTGCCGCCCATGTATGGCATCCGCCATATTCCCGAACTGCTGATGCAATTTCGCACGCGTTACCCAGGCATTGCCATGCATGTGGTGGAAGGCAGTGCCGATGACATCAGCGAACGCCTGGCTACGCGGGACATCGACGTGGCGCTGCTGGAGTCGCGGCGGGTTGATCCGGCGTGGGAATCGGTGTTGCTGGGCAGCGATGAGATGGTGCTGTGCATGGCCGAACAGCATCCGCTGGCGGGCGCGCCATCCATTTCGGCGCAACGCCTGCAGGGTGAACCGATGCTGGTGTTCGACAACACCTTCCTGCAACGCCATCTGCTGGATGCGTTTTGCAGCAACGCTCGCGTGCGTTTCACCATCGCCCTGGAGAGCAACTTTGTGCCACTGGTGATTACCGCGACGCGCAGCGGGATGGGCGTGTCGACCCTGCTGCGTTCGGTTCAGGAGCAGGAGCCGGGGTTGGTCGGCGTGTCATTCGAGCCGGCGCAGTTCATGCACTTCAACCTGTGCTGGCGCGCCAGTGAATACCTGTCCCAGGCCAATCGGCGGTTCATTGAAACGGCAAAGCAGTATTTCCAGGAGGACGCCAGCTCGCCGCTGTCGCGCTAA
- a CDS encoding MocR-like pyridoxine biosynthesis transcription factor PdxR, with protein MHTLPPPDPGSTEPIYRQLYWRFRRAIAEGLLKPGERVPAARALAKELGVARGTIDNAYALLTAEGYFEPRGQAGTVVAHGIASAQPTPVVITPYKAVRQQAQVLPFQMGLPALDAFPRKIWSKIAARCVRATQLADMANPPIGGLPALRTAIASYLQVARGIHCAPEQIFVTSGYRNTLSLITHALLKPGDEVLVEDPGYPPTRPLLSFLQINTTPVPVDQDGLCVSPTSTARAVIVTPAHQSPLCASLSLPHRLALLDWARREHAWIIEDDYDGEYRYVSRPLPALKSLDRDGRVLYAGTFSKVLFPGIRLAYLVVPAAQVARFEQVSQSFLGHCPELTQAIVASFIAEGHFARHIQRMRKLYSERREATANGLRKAMGEHVSIDAQPGGMHLILRLKAPQSDRLLVQKLADEGIYAEALSEWGVVQQTGPGLLLGFANIDSQARAEALGRRILACLMA; from the coding sequence ATGCATACCTTGCCACCCCCAGACCCTGGCTCGACCGAGCCGATCTACCGCCAGTTGTATTGGCGGTTTCGCCGCGCGATTGCCGAGGGGTTGCTCAAGCCGGGCGAGCGCGTCCCGGCCGCACGGGCGCTGGCCAAGGAACTGGGCGTGGCGCGGGGCACCATCGACAACGCCTACGCCTTGCTGACCGCCGAGGGTTACTTCGAACCCCGTGGCCAGGCAGGCACGGTGGTTGCCCACGGCATTGCCAGCGCCCAGCCCACGCCGGTGGTCATCACGCCCTACAAGGCCGTACGGCAACAGGCGCAGGTCCTGCCCTTCCAGATGGGCCTGCCGGCCCTGGACGCCTTCCCCCGCAAGATCTGGTCGAAAATCGCCGCGCGCTGCGTGCGTGCCACGCAACTGGCGGACATGGCCAACCCGCCAATCGGCGGCCTGCCCGCGCTGCGCACCGCGATCGCCAGCTACCTGCAAGTGGCCCGGGGCATTCACTGCGCTCCGGAGCAGATCTTTGTCACCTCGGGCTACCGCAACACCCTGAGCCTGATCACCCATGCCTTGCTCAAACCCGGCGACGAGGTGCTGGTCGAAGACCCCGGCTACCCGCCGACGCGTCCGCTGCTGTCGTTCTTGCAAATCAACACGACCCCCGTTCCGGTGGACCAGGATGGCCTGTGCGTGTCCCCCACCAGCACCGCACGCGCAGTGATTGTCACGCCGGCCCATCAAAGCCCGCTGTGCGCTTCCCTGTCGCTGCCGCACCGCCTGGCCCTGCTGGACTGGGCCCGACGCGAACACGCCTGGATCATCGAGGACGACTATGACGGCGAATACCGCTATGTCAGCCGCCCGTTGCCTGCCCTCAAGAGCCTGGACCGCGATGGCCGGGTGCTCTACGCCGGCACCTTCAGCAAAGTGCTGTTCCCCGGCATCCGTCTGGCCTATCTGGTGGTGCCTGCGGCCCAAGTGGCGCGTTTCGAACAGGTCAGCCAAAGCTTCCTCGGCCATTGCCCGGAACTGACGCAGGCAATCGTCGCCAGCTTTATCGCCGAAGGGCATTTCGCCCGGCATATCCAACGCATGCGCAAGCTGTATAGCGAACGGCGCGAGGCAACTGCCAACGGCTTGCGCAAGGCAATGGGCGAACATGTTTCCATCGATGCGCAGCCTGGCGGCATGCACCTAATCCTACGACTCAAGGCGCCGCAATCAGACCGCCTGCTGGTGCAGAAACTGGCGGACGAGGGTATCTACGCGGAGGCATTGAGCGAGTGGGGTGTGGTGCAGCAGACCGGTCCCGGCTTGCTGCTGGGCTTTGCCAATATCGACTCCCAGGCCCGCGCTGAAGCCTTGGGGCGGCGCATCCTGGCATGCCTGATGGCCTAG